A region from the Oceanidesulfovibrio marinus genome encodes:
- a CDS encoding glycosyltransferase family 2 protein, protein MFNDKKVVVVMPAYNAELTIEKTHAECMAQGVVDQVIVVDDCSKDATVSVANNLKDTLVHKHETNKGYGGNQKSCYRLALEHDADIVIMVHPDYQYTPKLIPAMTTLIGNDLYDCVLASRILGGYALRGGMPMYKYVANRALTFMENVLVGAKLSEYHTGYRAFSRHLLETLDLSPTSNDFVFDNQMLAQVIYAGFEVAEVSCPTRYEPDSSSINFKRSCIYGLGCLRTGLDFRLCKLGFKEHPLFPPDLKKRKNPSCKA, encoded by the coding sequence ATGTTCAACGATAAGAAAGTTGTCGTGGTCATGCCGGCCTACAACGCCGAACTGACCATCGAAAAGACCCACGCCGAATGTATGGCGCAAGGCGTTGTCGACCAGGTCATCGTGGTCGACGACTGCAGCAAGGACGCCACCGTCTCCGTTGCCAACAACCTCAAGGACACGCTGGTCCACAAGCACGAAACCAACAAGGGCTACGGCGGCAACCAGAAATCCTGCTACCGCCTGGCGCTGGAGCATGACGCGGACATCGTGATCATGGTCCACCCGGACTACCAGTACACGCCCAAGCTCATCCCGGCCATGACCACGCTCATCGGCAACGATCTCTACGATTGCGTGCTCGCCTCCCGCATCCTGGGCGGCTACGCCCTGCGCGGCGGCATGCCCATGTACAAGTACGTGGCCAACCGCGCCCTGACCTTCATGGAGAACGTGCTCGTGGGCGCCAAGCTCTCCGAGTACCACACGGGCTACCGCGCCTTCTCCCGCCACCTGCTGGAGACCCTGGACCTCTCCCCCACGTCCAACGACTTCGTCTTCGACAACCAGATGCTGGCGCAGGTTATCTACGCCGGTTTCGAGGTCGCCGAGGTGAGCTGCCCCACCCGCTACGAGCCCGACTCCTCGTCCATCAACTTCAAGCGCAGCTGCATCTACGGTCTCGGCTGCCTGCGCACCGGCCTGGACTTCCGGCTCTGCAAGCTCGGCTTCAAGGAGCACCCGCTCTTCCCGCCGGATCTCAAGAAGAGGAAGAATCCCAGCTGCAAGGCGTAA
- a CDS encoding SGNH/GDSL hydrolase family protein, whose translation MLTLLRALWTLIRWVLLTVLLVELCSFAVITVSNLVIYGNLREGSRVYYDPYTLFLNLEGPKKTVPQPESPKSIIWCFGGSTMRGQTDNPAATIPSFLARKLSADGHDGVLVRNWGEDSFNSLLEANYLQKLSIEQNETPDLIVFYDGANESVYFSQYRTPYAHHGYRRLRALIESYHRSAFGLLKPINAAVQASFTKELVDKFKQVAVPVDKDDPAFIMFANLVEQRYARLAQEAQYRGAQFAVVWQPAMWAEHGDVAPAVKALEQDHFINTERFGTMRSNFQTVYNTLRSRLGKHDFFVDFSNALVDRTEAAYQPDGVHLTDAGREMVATKLAPVALEYMSRSTRYRKRLQATANPAGQQAPLQSPGSDRPDAPAPTAPPAETAPAAQ comes from the coding sequence ATGCTCACCCTGCTGCGCGCTCTGTGGACTCTGATCCGATGGGTCTTACTCACCGTTCTGCTGGTTGAGCTCTGCTCCTTCGCCGTCATCACCGTTTCCAACCTCGTGATCTACGGCAATCTGCGCGAAGGGAGCCGCGTCTACTACGATCCCTATACCCTCTTCCTCAACCTGGAGGGTCCGAAAAAGACTGTTCCGCAGCCGGAGTCGCCGAAGTCCATCATCTGGTGCTTTGGCGGCTCCACCATGCGCGGGCAGACGGACAACCCTGCAGCAACCATCCCCAGCTTTCTCGCCAGAAAGCTGAGCGCCGACGGACATGACGGCGTGCTCGTCCGCAACTGGGGCGAGGACTCCTTCAACAGCCTGCTGGAAGCCAACTACCTGCAGAAGCTCTCCATCGAGCAGAATGAAACGCCCGACCTGATCGTATTCTACGACGGCGCCAACGAAAGCGTGTACTTCTCGCAGTACCGCACGCCATACGCACACCACGGCTACCGCCGTCTCAGGGCGCTCATAGAGAGCTATCACCGGAGCGCGTTCGGGCTGCTCAAGCCGATCAACGCCGCGGTCCAGGCTTCGTTCACCAAGGAGCTTGTAGACAAGTTCAAGCAGGTGGCAGTGCCCGTCGACAAGGACGACCCTGCTTTCATCATGTTCGCGAATCTGGTGGAGCAGCGCTACGCCCGTCTTGCACAGGAAGCGCAGTATCGCGGCGCCCAGTTCGCCGTGGTCTGGCAACCAGCCATGTGGGCGGAACATGGAGATGTCGCACCGGCGGTCAAGGCGCTGGAGCAGGACCATTTCATCAATACCGAGCGGTTCGGCACAATGCGGTCCAACTTCCAGACCGTATACAACACGCTGCGCTCCCGGCTGGGCAAACACGACTTCTTTGTCGATTTCTCCAACGCCCTTGTCGACAGAACCGAGGCGGCGTACCAGCCCGATGGCGTGCATCTGACGGATGCAGGCCGGGAGATGGTCGCAACGAAGCTCGCACCGGTGGCGCTGGAGTACATGTCGCGCTCAACGCGCTACAGAAAGCGCCTGCAGGCGACCGCGAATCCTGCGGGGCAACAGGCACCCTTGCAGTCTCCCGGATCGGATCGGCCAGACGCTCCTGCCCCTACCGCTCCTCCGGCGGAGACGGCCCCGGCTGCGCAGTAA
- a CDS encoding efflux RND transporter periplasmic adaptor subunit, giving the protein MVAAAVVVAVLCVPAFAQNQTASTGNATEQNASEHSAMTQLTDNGTAMTTDTQQQLTPTDKDGLNPDDIIFQGKVYSSRKQDVATTGAGKIKDILVKVGDPVKEDQPLVTVELLDVAYKQFLDSVSTEPLLDIKTQLAEIDAQIQQARQDMNEIQVLADNDFAAPATVKQQRTKLDLLQRKRESIARTYDNTRSAIEDRVENLKDVLSDEVDFDHVPKVVSAIAPFDGHVLRLNPDLYVGQEVPKNVNVAIVGVLDPMVIRAHLFELEASRIVPGEKCFFTLGSYPDRKFPAEVSYIALTPISPGLDQPSYYEVELTAPNPDLLLREGFKVEVVIKK; this is encoded by the coding sequence ATGGTTGCCGCCGCTGTGGTGGTTGCCGTGCTGTGCGTTCCTGCGTTCGCTCAGAACCAGACTGCTTCCACCGGCAATGCAACGGAGCAGAACGCCTCGGAGCACTCGGCCATGACGCAGCTGACGGATAACGGCACTGCCATGACCACGGATACGCAACAGCAGCTGACCCCCACGGATAAGGATGGGCTCAATCCTGACGACATCATTTTCCAGGGCAAGGTTTACAGCTCGCGCAAGCAGGATGTCGCCACCACCGGCGCCGGCAAGATCAAGGACATCCTGGTCAAGGTCGGTGACCCGGTGAAGGAGGATCAGCCTTTGGTGACCGTCGAACTGCTGGATGTAGCGTATAAGCAGTTTTTGGATAGCGTCTCCACCGAGCCGCTTCTCGACATCAAGACCCAGCTTGCCGAAATCGATGCGCAAATCCAGCAGGCGCGGCAGGATATGAATGAGATTCAGGTGCTTGCGGACAACGACTTTGCCGCTCCAGCTACGGTCAAGCAGCAGCGCACCAAACTCGATCTGCTCCAGCGCAAGCGTGAATCCATTGCGCGTACGTACGACAACACCAGGTCCGCCATTGAGGACCGGGTGGAGAACCTGAAGGATGTTCTCAGCGACGAGGTCGACTTCGATCACGTGCCCAAGGTCGTGTCTGCGATTGCGCCGTTTGACGGGCACGTGCTCCGCCTGAACCCTGACCTCTATGTTGGCCAGGAAGTTCCCAAGAATGTGAATGTGGCCATCGTGGGCGTGCTCGATCCCATGGTCATACGCGCACATCTTTTCGAGCTCGAAGCCAGCCGCATCGTGCCCGGCGAGAAGTGCTTCTTCACTCTCGGCAGCTATCCGGACCGCAAGTTCCCGGCCGAGGTCAGCTACATCGCCCTCACCCCCATTTCGCCCGGCCTGGACCAGCCCTCCTACTATGAAGTGGAGCTGACCGCGCCGAACCCCGACCTGCTGCTGCGCGAAGGGTTCAAGGTCGAGGTCGTCATCAAGAAGTAG
- a CDS encoding TolC family protein, with protein MSCAMAISLKADQDILVTLIPRLLRNLAYILVRLVPLVLVLLCVLASPGLAADENEEDVAPIVPTEPLKFDDALRLTLQQSPQLVSSAVEIKVKRLDVWDTRADLLPDFYLTSNIRLNNPDDRTSKPFSFNFSFGSYDPIRAYFSIESKQLLTDYAVLEHLSVIDDVFGSIGKVYMTLNFLDKLKQNYVKGVELANQNKAFATKRYNEGWGLALDVLIADKALKEAQQKRDQADSDRLVALDRLKGFLGLMPEQAVTLDLKDARKQLLRDFDFRNVSLEYAIENSIELKQRRIDVLLQKDKLTLAYAKYFPQYSFGINREYSSRSNNDVYMATIGFVVPLWDWGERYRNVVREKRGIRKVRAEYRTKTLEFRSDFLDMRNDALKLATNLKLAHNEAEIDALKKQKAEIQFKSGSLPFPEYIGALQDSLSARTVLLSKEFEYDLKLFEFRKFTGHLYTSYVDAAQYSH; from the coding sequence GTGTCCTGCGCGATGGCAATCTCATTGAAGGCTGATCAGGACATCCTCGTGACGCTTATTCCCCGCTTGCTTCGAAACCTCGCGTACATACTCGTACGGTTGGTTCCACTCGTACTGGTGTTGTTGTGCGTCCTCGCTTCGCCCGGTCTGGCTGCCGACGAAAACGAGGAGGACGTGGCGCCCATCGTTCCTACAGAGCCCCTGAAATTCGACGATGCGTTGCGCCTTACCCTGCAGCAATCGCCGCAGCTCGTCTCCAGTGCCGTGGAGATCAAGGTCAAGCGGCTCGATGTCTGGGATACGCGCGCCGATCTGCTGCCGGACTTCTACCTGACGTCCAACATCCGTTTGAACAACCCGGACGATCGTACCAGTAAGCCGTTCTCGTTCAATTTTTCTTTTGGCAGTTACGATCCTATCCGCGCATATTTTTCCATCGAGTCCAAGCAGCTCCTGACCGACTATGCCGTGCTTGAGCATCTGTCAGTGATCGACGATGTTTTCGGAAGCATCGGCAAGGTCTACATGACACTGAATTTTCTGGACAAGCTCAAGCAAAACTACGTCAAGGGCGTGGAGCTGGCCAACCAGAACAAGGCCTTCGCAACCAAACGCTACAACGAGGGCTGGGGCCTCGCCCTGGACGTGCTTATTGCGGACAAGGCGCTCAAGGAAGCGCAGCAGAAACGCGACCAGGCCGACTCCGACAGACTGGTGGCGCTGGACAGGCTCAAAGGTTTTCTGGGGCTCATGCCCGAGCAGGCGGTGACCCTCGATCTCAAGGATGCCAGAAAACAGCTGCTTCGAGACTTCGACTTTCGTAATGTCTCGCTGGAGTACGCCATTGAGAACTCCATCGAGCTCAAGCAAAGGCGCATCGATGTCTTGTTGCAGAAAGACAAGCTCACGCTTGCATATGCCAAGTATTTTCCCCAGTACTCCTTCGGAATAAACAGGGAGTACTCATCGCGCTCGAACAATGACGTCTACATGGCGACCATCGGGTTCGTCGTTCCACTCTGGGACTGGGGAGAGCGCTACCGCAACGTTGTCCGCGAAAAGAGGGGCATCCGGAAAGTCCGCGCGGAATACCGCACCAAGACGCTGGAGTTTCGGTCTGATTTCCTTGATATGCGCAACGACGCCCTCAAGCTGGCCACAAACTTGAAGCTCGCTCACAACGAAGCGGAGATAGACGCGCTGAAAAAGCAGAAGGCGGAAATCCAATTCAAATCGGGATCATTGCCGTTCCCCGAGTACATCGGTGCGCTTCAAGATAGCCTCAGCGCGCGCACGGTTCTTCTTTCCAAGGAGTTTGAATATGACCTCAAGCTGTTCGAATTCCGGAAGTTCACCGGACATCTCTATACATCCTATGTCGATGCTGCACAATATTCTCATTAA
- a CDS encoding ABC transporter ATP-binding protein: protein MEPLIKVRDLRKSYETGSESIEILKGVDLDVFPGEMVSIMGPSGMGKSTFLFILGLLLSASSGSYMALGEEVARLTRSQQAQFRRKFAGFVFQSCNLFEHTTVYENLEFPLMYGGVPRRKRKEMIEEALERVNLTHRIHHPANRLSGGEQQRVSIARSLVNRPQIIFADEPTGQLDLKHSDLVMSYFREFVKDSQTAMVVVTHDPDVAEQCTRQCVLRDGNLIEG, encoded by the coding sequence ATGGAACCGCTGATCAAGGTCCGCGATCTACGAAAGAGCTACGAGACAGGCTCCGAGAGCATTGAGATACTCAAGGGCGTGGATCTCGACGTCTTTCCTGGAGAGATGGTCTCCATCATGGGACCTTCCGGCATGGGCAAGTCCACCTTTCTTTTCATCCTCGGCCTTCTGCTCTCGGCAAGCTCCGGCAGCTACATGGCCCTGGGCGAAGAGGTGGCCCGGCTGACCAGAAGCCAGCAGGCGCAGTTCAGGCGCAAGTTTGCCGGCTTTGTTTTCCAGAGCTGTAACCTGTTCGAACACACTACCGTGTATGAGAACCTGGAGTTCCCGTTGATGTACGGCGGCGTTCCCCGCCGCAAACGTAAAGAGATGATCGAAGAGGCCCTGGAACGCGTGAACTTGACGCACCGCATCCACCATCCAGCCAACAGGCTCTCCGGTGGTGAGCAGCAGCGCGTATCCATCGCCAGATCGCTGGTCAACAGGCCGCAGATTATCTTCGCCGATGAACCGACAGGTCAGCTTGACCTCAAACATAGCGATCTGGTAATGAGCTATTTCCGCGAATTCGTGAAGGATAGCCAGACGGCAATGGTGGTTGTAACTCACGATCCCGACGTCGCCGAGCAGTGCACGAGGCAATGTGTCCTGCGCGATGGCAATCTCATTGAAGGCTGA
- a CDS encoding ABC transporter permease encodes MLQTSDLLRVSFRQVIRQHKRYLGVLLSIALGTAGFIVILTMGEEVKSNLNKDLDLLGGATIIKAFFEQGSTSESQMARPEWFHDVTVDAVDQIPGVNGTTLLTLAAGQTTQDDREVNIPMFGVDENFWTVMGIKATQGELFGAEAQEKRHRVVVLGELAAEKIFGRTDVVGERVMINSALYHIVGTLDPGNQIDRAKWAYVPLNTLRARMFNLLPRRLYIRCNTWDDVPLVAAALPQVIKQHQNANTLTVEVAWEPLKHIKRIVWWVEMFVYFSIVATLGLGGFGIWNGMMTAVKSRTREIGLKKAMGAEDWDIMIQFLSESTCLSLTAGILGVGLGYAGVLAAAHILHSSPPLDQFYVYGAASIAFALFIGIGAGFYPSLSAARMDVVAAIRYE; translated from the coding sequence ATGCTGCAAACCAGCGACCTCTTACGCGTAAGCTTCCGCCAAGTCATAAGACAGCACAAGCGCTACCTGGGCGTTCTGCTGTCTATTGCCCTTGGCACGGCCGGCTTCATCGTCATTCTGACCATGGGCGAGGAGGTCAAGTCCAACCTGAACAAGGACCTGGACCTCCTGGGCGGCGCGACCATCATCAAGGCATTCTTCGAGCAGGGCTCCACCAGCGAGTCCCAGATGGCCCGTCCCGAGTGGTTCCATGACGTTACAGTGGATGCCGTAGACCAGATTCCCGGCGTGAACGGTACGACCCTGCTGACCCTGGCGGCCGGGCAGACCACCCAGGACGACCGCGAAGTGAACATCCCCATGTTCGGCGTGGATGAGAACTTTTGGACGGTGATGGGCATAAAAGCCACACAGGGCGAGCTCTTCGGGGCAGAGGCCCAGGAGAAGCGCCACCGCGTCGTCGTGCTGGGCGAGCTGGCCGCGGAAAAGATTTTCGGCCGTACCGATGTGGTGGGTGAGCGGGTCATGATCAACTCGGCCCTCTACCATATCGTCGGCACGCTGGACCCCGGCAACCAGATCGACCGCGCCAAATGGGCCTATGTACCGCTGAACACCCTGCGCGCACGTATGTTCAACCTGTTGCCGCGGCGGCTCTACATCCGCTGCAACACCTGGGACGACGTGCCCCTGGTGGCGGCGGCCCTGCCCCAGGTCATCAAGCAGCACCAGAATGCCAATACCCTCACGGTGGAGGTGGCCTGGGAGCCGCTCAAGCATATCAAGCGCATCGTCTGGTGGGTGGAGATGTTCGTCTACTTCTCCATCGTGGCCACCCTGGGTCTGGGCGGCTTCGGTATCTGGAACGGCATGATGACCGCGGTGAAGTCCAGAACGCGTGAAATCGGCCTGAAAAAGGCAATGGGCGCCGAGGATTGGGACATCATGATCCAGTTCCTTTCCGAATCGACCTGCCTCAGTCTGACCGCCGGCATACTCGGCGTGGGGCTGGGGTACGCCGGCGTTCTGGCGGCCGCGCATATTCTGCACTCCTCGCCGCCGCTCGACCAGTTCTACGTCTATGGCGCAGCCAGCATCGCCTTTGCTCTCTTTATCGGCATCGGCGCGGGCTTCTATCCTTCACTGTCCGCTGCGCGTATGGACGTAGTCGCCGCCATCCGATACGAATAG
- a CDS encoding aminotransferase class I/II-fold pyridoxal phosphate-dependent enzyme, with product MKIAERIAPYMKQVEGVQQTGLYAYFQPVSRSMGPVVEVDGKELVMAGSNDYLGLTHDPRVVERAKDAIDRWGTGPGGSRFLSGNMTLHDELEERLAAFVGKKKAVVHTTGFLTNLGSIKSLMQPDDLILFDKENHASIMEGCKASRARITYFAHNDAAEAHRRLASAMEKYPEASAFLITEGVFSMSGDVAVLDQLVKLKEDFPELIVYLDDAHGLGVMGSHGRGTANHFGVTDKVDFIMGTFSKAMASIGGFIASDNEDVLAFLRNDSKTLIFSAALPAASAAAVIQCIDILEKEPERVERLWEVNRKVRKGLKEIGLCVDDNDSPIIPIHVGSELKAMKISRELFARGVFALPAVYPAVPWNHALIRTAFMSTHEDKHIEKVLDALSDVAHKYGICKQDVDSEGAMTSPEQPGDTPPTAP from the coding sequence ATGAAAATAGCAGAACGCATAGCGCCATACATGAAGCAGGTCGAGGGCGTACAACAGACCGGACTGTACGCCTACTTCCAGCCAGTCTCCCGTTCCATGGGACCTGTGGTGGAGGTGGATGGTAAAGAGCTTGTCATGGCAGGCTCCAACGACTACCTCGGTCTGACGCATGATCCGCGCGTTGTGGAGCGAGCCAAGGACGCCATCGACCGTTGGGGCACAGGCCCTGGCGGCTCCCGCTTCCTTTCCGGAAACATGACGCTCCATGACGAGTTGGAAGAGCGGCTCGCCGCGTTCGTGGGCAAGAAGAAGGCCGTGGTCCACACCACGGGCTTCCTTACCAATCTGGGCTCCATCAAGAGCCTGATGCAGCCTGACGACCTGATTCTCTTCGACAAGGAAAATCACGCCTCGATCATGGAAGGGTGCAAGGCCTCGCGCGCCCGCATCACCTACTTCGCCCATAACGACGCTGCCGAAGCGCACCGCCGTCTGGCAAGCGCCATGGAGAAGTACCCGGAGGCCTCTGCCTTCCTTATTACAGAAGGCGTGTTCAGCATGTCCGGCGACGTCGCCGTGCTCGACCAGCTGGTCAAGCTCAAGGAGGACTTCCCCGAGCTCATCGTCTATCTGGACGACGCGCACGGGCTGGGCGTCATGGGCAGCCACGGCCGCGGCACGGCCAACCATTTCGGCGTAACCGACAAGGTCGACTTCATCATGGGCACCTTCAGCAAGGCCATGGCCTCCATTGGCGGCTTCATTGCCTCCGACAACGAGGACGTGCTCGCCTTCCTGAGGAACGATTCCAAGACCCTTATTTTCTCCGCCGCGCTGCCCGCGGCAAGCGCAGCCGCTGTGATCCAGTGTATCGACATTCTGGAGAAGGAGCCCGAGCGTGTGGAACGCCTGTGGGAGGTCAACCGCAAGGTCCGCAAGGGACTCAAGGAGATCGGCCTGTGCGTGGACGACAATGATTCGCCTATCATCCCTATTCATGTCGGGTCCGAACTCAAGGCGATGAAGATTTCGCGGGAGCTGTTCGCGCGCGGCGTTTTTGCGCTGCCGGCCGTGTACCCGGCGGTTCCCTGGAACCATGCACTTATCCGTACTGCTTTCATGAGCACGCACGAGGACAAGCATATTGAGAAGGTGCTCGATGCCCTGTCCGATGTCGCGCACAAGTACGGTATCTGCAAGCAGGATGTCGACTCCGAGGGCGCCATGACGTCGCCGGAACAGCCCGGCGACACCCCCCCGACCGCTCCATAG